The Octadecabacter arcticus 238 genome contains a region encoding:
- a CDS encoding glutathione S-transferase C-terminal domain-containing protein — MTKTSVEESQKDAVARRAKGEFVRGVSGFRSILSEDPDFPAEPGRYHLFVAFNCPWCHRVTLARNVLGLQNSITMDVAFPSRTTEDDPIASNRWEFNPTRVASFTGSTLPECTFETATGQSFRLAKQIYDAEGSDEASVPILYDKKTKRIVANESAEIIRMLNAQAGALGSSIANSSRSDLYPLGDQNIALRQDIDTLNDQIYVGINNGAYKAGFSSDQAVYAAAFKNYFETLGALEARLASDDRPFLTGDSFTEADLRLFPTLYRHDPVYYLRMKLNGARILDYPHLWRWLCRVYALQGVAESNSLVHCRQGYFGRSWNNVVPLGPFHPMPYPEAYAHPDLAVQADETTSV, encoded by the coding sequence GTGACCAAAACATCCGTCGAAGAGTCCCAGAAAGACGCCGTCGCACGCCGCGCCAAAGGCGAGTTTGTGCGCGGCGTCAGCGGATTTCGGTCCATCTTGAGCGAAGACCCTGATTTTCCGGCTGAACCGGGACGGTATCACTTGTTCGTAGCCTTCAACTGTCCTTGGTGTCACCGTGTGACGCTGGCCCGCAACGTTTTAGGATTACAGAACAGCATTACGATGGATGTGGCGTTCCCAAGTCGAACTACAGAGGATGACCCGATTGCGTCGAACCGTTGGGAGTTCAACCCGACGCGTGTGGCATCGTTCACTGGTTCGACGTTGCCGGAATGTACGTTTGAAACGGCGACCGGGCAAAGCTTCCGCCTCGCCAAGCAGATTTATGACGCCGAAGGGTCGGATGAGGCCTCTGTCCCGATCCTCTATGACAAGAAAACCAAACGGATCGTTGCCAATGAAAGCGCTGAAATAATCCGAATGTTGAATGCGCAGGCGGGTGCGCTGGGCAGTTCTATTGCAAATAGTTCAAGGTCAGATTTGTACCCCTTGGGTGACCAAAACATCGCTTTGCGTCAGGACATCGACACCCTGAATGACCAAATCTACGTGGGCATTAACAACGGGGCCTACAAAGCGGGCTTTTCATCAGATCAAGCGGTCTATGCAGCAGCCTTCAAAAACTACTTCGAAACACTTGGGGCATTAGAAGCGCGGCTTGCATCAGACGACCGACCATTCCTGACAGGCGACAGTTTCACCGAGGCTGACCTTCGGCTCTTCCCAACGCTATATCGCCATGATCCGGTATATTATCTACGGATGAAACTGAACGGTGCCCGAATTCTAGACTACCCACATCTTTGGCGCTGGCTATGCCGAGTTTACGCTTTGCAGGGTGTCGCCGAGAGCAACTCATTGGTTCACTGCCGACAGGGCTACTTTGGCCGATCTTGGAACAATGTCGTACCGCTGGGTCCATTCCATCCGATGCCATATCCAGAAGCCTACGCGCATCCTGATCTCGCTGTTCAGGCTGACGAAACGACTAGCGTTTGA
- a CDS encoding hemerythrin domain-containing protein — MLDQFEMRTEDMPTNMQALLRTYPRDTWDAHPGFTEKTRHWLGAHRMFRQLSATVRKDTESYLNGDRDVADYAGRLSYHSGALVRNLHGHHGWEDHSYFPELSAADQRFDAGLEVLEKDHADLDVVLNSFIRTANRTIKLVQLDKKAAREEAGKLHGVAQTIEAFLQRHLTDEEELAVPIILHHRLRG; from the coding sequence ATGTTAGATCAGTTTGAAATGCGCACAGAGGATATGCCAACCAACATGCAGGCGCTGCTGCGCACCTATCCGCGCGATACGTGGGACGCGCACCCTGGTTTTACGGAAAAGACACGCCATTGGCTGGGCGCACACCGCATGTTCCGACAACTAAGCGCCACCGTTCGCAAAGACACCGAAAGCTATCTCAACGGTGATCGCGACGTGGCCGATTATGCAGGGCGCTTGTCTTATCACAGTGGTGCATTGGTCAGAAATTTGCATGGACACCACGGTTGGGAGGACCACTCTTATTTTCCCGAACTATCGGCGGCTGATCAACGTTTTGATGCCGGATTAGAGGTGCTCGAAAAGGACCACGCGGATTTGGATGTGGTTCTCAATAGTTTTATCCGCACAGCCAACCGAACCATCAAATTGGTACAGCTCGATAAAAAAGCGGCGCGCGAAGAAGCGGGCAAATTGCACGGCGTCGCTCAAACCATCGAAGCGTTCTTGCAAAGGCACCTCACGGATGAAGAAGAACTGGCGGTGCCGATCATTCTGCACCATCGTCTACGCGGATAA
- a CDS encoding glutamate synthase-related protein: protein MTQSVPIIAAKHPVKVDLEKGKDYYWCRCGLSKSQPFCDGSHAGTDVTPLKFTADNTGSAALCQCKATANGPFCDGRHASLGDLQVGDPSPKPKSDRPTATPTPEEPTVARIHALAKDGLSKLGHHGEMGAMGVPRKDLPHWDDIQILPAQMARKPLLDDVPVATSVTIGPRAAKPLQLDIPLFVSDMSYGALSEEAKIALSRGAQMAGTGICSGEGGMLPEEQAENSRYFYELASARFGWDLDLVARVQAFHFKGGQGAKTGTGGHLPGEKVQGKIAKVRGLEPGQPAISPSTFQDLETPADFKRIADEVRERSGGIPIGFKLSANHIEDDIDFALEASADYIILDGRGGGTGAAPLIFRDHISVPTIPALARARAHLDARTGREVTLVITGGLRVAEDFAKALALGADAVAVSNSAMQAVGCIAARMCNSNNCPVGIATQKPELRARLDVQIGAQKLARYFGASVELMQVLARACGHNSLTDFVHRDITTWKKEMADLSGVRFGGVNR, encoded by the coding sequence ATGACCCAATCTGTCCCGATTATCGCAGCCAAACATCCCGTCAAAGTCGATTTGGAGAAGGGTAAGGATTACTACTGGTGTCGGTGCGGATTGTCCAAAAGCCAACCGTTTTGTGACGGATCCCATGCAGGTACCGACGTAACACCGCTAAAGTTTACCGCTGATAACACCGGCAGCGCGGCGCTATGCCAGTGTAAGGCGACAGCGAACGGCCCATTCTGCGATGGCAGGCATGCCAGTCTGGGTGACCTGCAAGTGGGCGATCCGTCGCCAAAGCCCAAGTCAGATAGACCGACAGCAACCCCAACTCCCGAAGAGCCAACCGTCGCCCGTATTCATGCCTTGGCCAAAGACGGGCTATCCAAGCTGGGCCATCACGGCGAGATGGGTGCAATGGGTGTTCCCCGTAAAGACCTCCCACATTGGGATGACATTCAGATTCTCCCTGCGCAGATGGCCCGCAAACCATTGCTTGATGACGTCCCGGTCGCGACATCCGTGACGATTGGGCCGCGTGCTGCCAAACCGTTGCAACTGGATATCCCTCTGTTTGTCTCGGACATGAGTTATGGCGCATTGTCCGAGGAAGCAAAAATCGCGTTGTCGCGCGGTGCGCAGATGGCAGGCACTGGCATTTGCTCTGGCGAAGGTGGAATGTTGCCAGAAGAACAGGCTGAAAATTCACGTTATTTCTACGAATTGGCGTCTGCACGTTTTGGCTGGGATCTTGATTTGGTTGCTCGCGTGCAAGCCTTTCACTTCAAAGGTGGTCAAGGTGCCAAGACCGGCACCGGTGGCCATCTCCCCGGTGAAAAGGTTCAGGGCAAGATCGCAAAGGTGCGTGGTTTGGAGCCAGGGCAACCCGCGATATCCCCATCAACGTTCCAAGACCTTGAAACACCAGCAGACTTCAAACGCATCGCTGATGAAGTTCGTGAACGATCTGGTGGAATTCCTATTGGGTTTAAATTATCCGCCAATCATATCGAAGACGACATCGACTTCGCACTTGAGGCCAGTGCCGATTATATCATTCTTGATGGGCGCGGCGGTGGCACAGGTGCAGCGCCTTTGATCTTCCGAGATCATATCTCTGTTCCAACGATCCCTGCCTTGGCCCGTGCCCGTGCGCATCTGGATGCCAGGACGGGTCGTGAAGTGACATTGGTCATCACAGGCGGTCTGCGCGTGGCTGAGGATTTCGCCAAAGCCTTGGCCTTGGGCGCGGATGCTGTTGCGGTGTCAAATTCGGCTATGCAGGCCGTCGGCTGTATCGCCGCGCGGATGTGTAATTCTAACAATTGCCCCGTTGGTATTGCTACCCAAAAACCGGAATTACGTGCGAGGCTAGACGTACAGATCGGAGCACAAAAGCTTGCTCGCTATTTCGGCGCATCGGTTGAGTTGATGCAGGTCTTGGCACGCGCATGCGGGCACAACAGCCTGACTGACTTCGTACACCGCGACATCACCACATGGAAGAAAGAGATGGCCGACCTGAGCGGTGTACGCTTTGGCGGTGTTAATCGGTAG
- a CDS encoding DoxX family protein, with the protein MKYLSIGLRALLTLAFVGAGFAKLAGAEMMVATYDAIGVGQWFRYVTGIIEVGGAALLWLPRRQVLAASVLGGTMFGAVLAHVFILGAAQGIPAVVLGLICTVLIYLHRDQINETLGRSA; encoded by the coding sequence ATGAAATACCTCTCTATTGGCCTTCGCGCCCTTCTTACACTTGCATTTGTTGGTGCGGGTTTCGCAAAACTGGCAGGCGCTGAAATGATGGTCGCGACCTATGATGCCATCGGGGTCGGACAATGGTTCCGTTACGTGACGGGTATCATCGAAGTTGGCGGCGCTGCGCTGTTGTGGTTACCGCGCCGTCAGGTTCTTGCCGCGTCCGTGCTGGGGGGCACGATGTTCGGCGCAGTTTTGGCCCACGTGTTTATTCTTGGCGCAGCACAAGGCATACCTGCCGTTGTCCTTGGCCTGATCTGCACCGTTTTGATCTATCTACACCGCGACCAGATCAACGAAACATTGGGGCGCAGTGCATAA
- a CDS encoding LysR family transcriptional regulator, whose translation MDKWTELRTAYQVAKLGTVSAAAQTLRLHRATINRHIDLLEAEIGGKIFIRHARGYTLTEIGQDVLRVAQKTEELIDDLAGRVQGGKTQIEGEIKLTTLAPFAAFLMGAIAQFRVQNPQCLVRIDVGEDLAKLEYGEAHIALRAGAKPDHPDYVVTQFGDVSFNLYAHDSYIARHGLPANLDDFSDHTFVLQQLPHDRLPFGLWIKDHIRPEMVALSSRDIWVTTKAILAGIGLGFVNDAEAQTHGNLQRVLPPNPDWSATGWLVTHVDLHRTEKVQAMMRCIRASRASNPAQ comes from the coding sequence ATGGACAAGTGGACAGAATTGCGGACGGCCTATCAGGTTGCAAAACTTGGGACCGTCAGTGCGGCAGCACAGACGCTGCGCCTTCATCGTGCGACTATAAACCGCCACATTGACCTGCTTGAGGCTGAAATTGGTGGCAAGATCTTCATTCGCCACGCTCGCGGTTACACGCTGACTGAAATCGGACAAGACGTTTTGCGGGTGGCACAGAAAACCGAAGAACTGATTGATGATCTGGCAGGGCGCGTCCAAGGTGGAAAAACCCAGATCGAAGGCGAGATTAAGCTGACGACCCTTGCCCCTTTTGCCGCTTTTCTTATGGGCGCGATTGCGCAGTTTCGCGTTCAGAACCCGCAATGTCTGGTGCGCATCGATGTGGGCGAAGATCTGGCTAAGCTGGAATACGGTGAAGCGCATATCGCTTTGCGGGCGGGGGCCAAGCCTGATCATCCCGATTATGTTGTTACGCAATTCGGCGACGTCAGTTTTAACCTATATGCCCATGACAGCTACATCGCGCGTCATGGTCTGCCGGCTAATTTGGACGATTTTTCTGACCATACATTCGTCCTGCAGCAACTCCCGCATGACCGGCTGCCTTTTGGGTTGTGGATCAAAGATCATATCCGCCCTGAGATGGTTGCACTGTCATCACGCGACATCTGGGTCACTACGAAAGCGATTTTGGCTGGAATAGGTCTCGGATTTGTTAATGATGCCGAAGCGCAAACGCACGGCAATCTTCAGCGGGTCCTTCCGCCCAATCCGGATTGGAGCGCAACGGGATGGCTTGTGACCCACGTGGACTTGCACCGCACGGAAAAGGTGCAAGCCATGATGCGCTGCATCAGAGCGAGCAGAGCGTCTAATCCCGCGCAATGA
- a CDS encoding ABC transporter ATP-binding protein, which translates to MNISDRIFRPFETLVQPFNLPLRALPATGVWSLVWHFAQLFRDVLIAVAGLSVISAGIGLAMVWALAFVVDGVTAQGAASFVANEIWTLAALVFLFAVVDPVVTFVRGAFMAQTVQVLLPAAMQWQAHKAVEGQDVAFFEDVFAGQVASRIGQVTSAVQRSMMIAMQMVPRVVVSFGGAAILLAALSPMMALPVVVWIALNIIFAWFAVPIYAARSRKVAAATSRATGAMTDVYSNIAMVKLFAAEDSEAGAIQKVIGETIDTQHRENRAYVSTDILVHLLNVSLVVSIFAVGLWGLISSFVSLGDFVAGATIARTLSASSGMFIGLGQSVSRAYGMIADAMPIMTTPPTLIDATNAPDLNLTTGQILFDHVTFGYGKTDAVVRDLTLTIAAGERVALVGLSGAGKSTLVSLLMRLRDVESGRVTVDGQNVRDVTQTSLRGQIGVVTQDVGLLHRSIRDNIRYGRPDATDAEVEAAAQAAQAMGFIRDLRDDRGRVGLDAFVGDRGVKLSGGQRQRVTIARALLKDAPILVLDEATSALDSEAEAAIQENLDRLMAGKTTLAIAHRLSTIAAMDRIVVMDTGHIVEQGTHDALLEKDGLYARLWARQSGGFLARKMDIV; encoded by the coding sequence ATGAACATATCAGACCGCATCTTCCGCCCCTTTGAGACCCTTGTCCAACCTTTCAACCTTCCCCTTCGCGCCCTGCCCGCAACAGGGGTTTGGAGTTTAGTCTGGCATTTTGCGCAGCTCTTTCGTGACGTTTTGATTGCGGTTGCCGGGCTGTCAGTAATCTCAGCGGGGATCGGACTGGCGATGGTCTGGGCACTGGCCTTTGTGGTCGACGGTGTCACGGCGCAGGGTGCAGCTTCATTTGTTGCGAACGAAATATGGACACTGGCCGCTTTGGTCTTCCTGTTCGCTGTTGTTGACCCAGTCGTGACCTTTGTGCGCGGGGCCTTTATGGCCCAAACGGTGCAGGTTTTGTTGCCCGCCGCGATGCAGTGGCAAGCCCACAAAGCTGTTGAAGGCCAGGACGTCGCTTTCTTTGAAGACGTTTTTGCGGGTCAGGTTGCCAGCCGCATTGGGCAGGTCACCAGCGCGGTGCAGCGGTCCATGATGATAGCCATGCAGATGGTGCCACGCGTCGTTGTGTCCTTTGGCGGCGCTGCTATATTACTGGCGGCCTTATCGCCAATGATGGCCTTGCCGGTTGTGGTCTGGATTGCGCTCAACATTATTTTTGCATGGTTTGCGGTTCCAATCTACGCGGCGCGGTCCCGCAAAGTGGCGGCCGCCACCAGCCGAGCCACAGGTGCCATGACAGATGTTTATTCTAACATCGCAATGGTCAAACTTTTTGCTGCCGAGGACAGTGAGGCAGGTGCAATCCAAAAGGTCATAGGTGAGACCATCGACACCCAACATCGCGAGAACCGCGCATATGTTTCGACGGATATCTTGGTGCATCTGCTAAATGTGTCGCTGGTTGTGTCTATCTTCGCAGTGGGGCTGTGGGGTTTGATCTCCAGTTTTGTCAGCTTGGGTGATTTTGTTGCCGGCGCCACCATCGCGCGCACCCTGTCGGCCTCATCAGGAATGTTTATTGGGTTGGGCCAGTCGGTCAGCCGAGCATATGGAATGATCGCAGACGCCATGCCGATTATGACCACACCACCAACTCTGATAGACGCAACGAATGCACCCGACCTGAACTTGACCACTGGTCAGATCCTGTTCGATCACGTGACTTTTGGATATGGAAAAACAGACGCAGTCGTGCGTGACCTAACGCTCACCATAGCCGCCGGCGAGAGAGTCGCCTTGGTCGGTCTGTCCGGTGCAGGAAAATCGACCCTCGTCTCCCTCTTGATGCGGTTGCGCGATGTTGAGTCCGGTCGTGTGACCGTTGACGGCCAGAACGTCCGCGATGTCACGCAGACCTCCTTGCGAGGGCAGATCGGTGTGGTGACACAGGATGTCGGACTGCTGCATCGGTCCATCCGTGACAATATCCGCTATGGTCGCCCCGACGCCACGGACGCCGAAGTCGAGGCCGCCGCGCAAGCCGCACAAGCCATGGGCTTCATTCGCGATCTGCGTGATGACAGGGGCCGCGTGGGCCTTGACGCATTCGTCGGTGACCGCGGCGTTAAACTCTCGGGTGGTCAACGCCAAAGGGTCACCATAGCCCGTGCACTCCTCAAGGACGCTCCAATCCTTGTGTTGGACGAAGCCACAAGCGCGCTTGATAGTGAAGCTGAAGCCGCGATCCAAGAGAATCTGGACCGCTTGATGGCTGGAAAAACAACTCTGGCCATCGCGCACCGCCTGTCCACCATCGCAGCTATGGATCGTATAGTGGTCATGGATACTGGGCACATCGTCGAGCAAGGCACGCACGATGCCCTATTGGAAAAAGATGGCCTCTACGCCCGCCTCTGGGCACGTCAATCAGGCGGCTTTCTGGCGCGGAAAATGGATATAGTCTGA
- a CDS encoding LysR substrate-binding domain-containing protein: MTAHERTAPLLLPALQRFQNENKSTVIKFIASAALLKLEYGEAHVAIRSGSKPDQPDNVVQHYQDLKFGLYAHASYVARYGVPQSRDDFRNHRFVCWEQDKTPFPFTGWLRQNVPETSKTLISANQGIADQVLFAGMGIGFHPEVYTQKTRRFGRGACAATRLGGPAVARDAH; encoded by the coding sequence GTGACGGCCCACGAACGCACCGCCCCACTTCTGTTACCAGCGCTCCAGCGGTTCCAGAACGAAAACAAAAGTACCGTAATCAAGTTCATCGCGAGCGCGGCCCTGCTCAAACTGGAATATGGCGAGGCGCACGTCGCAATTCGGTCTGGATCCAAGCCAGATCAGCCAGACAACGTTGTTCAGCACTATCAGGACCTCAAGTTTGGTCTGTATGCGCATGCAAGCTATGTTGCGCGTTACGGCGTCCCACAGTCACGAGACGACTTTCGCAACCACCGGTTTGTCTGTTGGGAGCAAGACAAAACACCGTTTCCGTTCACGGGATGGCTTAGGCAAAATGTGCCCGAGACAAGCAAAACACTGATCAGCGCAAACCAAGGCATTGCAGATCAAGTCTTATTTGCTGGAATGGGAATTGGATTTCACCCTGAGGTATACACGCAAAAAACGCGCCGATTTGGTCGAGGTGCTTGCGCCGCAACCAGATTGGGTGGTCCCGCTGTGGCTCGTGACGCACACTGA
- a CDS encoding IS3 family transposase (programmed frameshift) yields the protein MAKRYTDEFRRDAVRIAISSGLTRPQVSSDLGVGLSTLNKWVQKHQHEDLMSGPHDDVEKENTRLRKELRLVREEREVLKKAGDLFCRPKSVRFAFIDAWKEVWSVEFLCRIMQVTSRGFRAWRKRPMSQRQRDDMVLLAHIREQHRLSLQSYGRPRMTEELQELGLRVGHRRVGRLMRENGIKTIRTQKYKATTDSNHTFNIAPNLLDQDFSADGPNQKWAGDISYIWTSEGWLYLAVILDLYSRRVIGWAVSNRMKQDLAIRALDMAVALRQPPECCIHHTDRGSQYCSNAYQKRLKKHGFKVSMSGKGNCYDNSMVETFFKSIKAELIWRNRWDTRRQAEGAIFQYINGFYNPRRRHSSLGGKSPLAFERKAA from the exons ATGGCAAAGAGATACACAGACGAGTTTCGGCGTGATGCAGTACGCATCGCGATCAGCAGCGGTTTAACGCGACCGCAGGTTTCATCAGATTTAGGTGTTGGCCTTTCGACGCTAAACAAGTGGGTTCAGAAACATCAGCATGAGGATCTGATGTCTGGGCCGCACGATGACGTCGAGAAAGAGAACACCCGTCTTCGTAAAGAACTCCGGTTGGTGCGTGAGGAGAGGGAAGTGCTAAAAAAAGCGG GCGATCTTTTTTGCAGGCCAAAGTCGGTGAGGTTCGCCTTTATCGACGCCTGGAAAGAAGTTTGGTCAGTAGAGTTTCTCTGCCGGATTATGCAGGTCACATCGCGTGGGTTTCGCGCTTGGCGGAAGCGGCCGATGAGCCAGCGCCAACGTGATGATATGGTGCTTTTGGCCCACATCCGTGAGCAACATCGCCTCAGTTTACAAAGCTATGGGCGACCCCGCATGACCGAAGAGCTACAGGAATTGGGGCTGCGGGTTGGGCACCGTCGCGTGGGCCGTTTGATGCGTGAGAATGGCATCAAGACCATCAGAACCCAGAAATATAAGGCAACGACGGACAGCAATCACACGTTCAACATCGCGCCTAACTTGCTGGACCAGGACTTCTCAGCGGATGGGCCGAACCAGAAGTGGGCCGGTGACATAAGCTATATCTGGACCAGTGAAGGGTGGCTTTATTTGGCCGTTATCCTTGATCTGTACTCCCGGCGCGTCATCGGCTGGGCTGTCAGTAACCGCATGAAACAGGATCTCGCGATCCGTGCGCTGGACATGGCTGTGGCACTGCGCCAGCCGCCCGAATGCTGCATTCACCATACGGATCGCGGCTCGCAATATTGTTCCAACGCGTATCAGAAGCGCCTGAAAAAGCACGGCTTCAAGGTCTCGATGAGCGGCAAGGGCAATTGCTATGACAATTCCATGGTTGAAACGTTCTTCAAATCCATCAAGGCTGAGCTGATCTGGCGCAATCGTTGGGACACACGCCGTCAGGCCGAGGGCGCGATCTTCCAATATATCAATGGGTTCTATAACCCGCGCCGCCGCCACTCATCATTAGGCGGCAAAAGCCCCTTGGCATTCGAGCGAAAGGCCGCATAA
- a CDS encoding helix-turn-helix transcriptional regulator, with the protein MSSKTKDDERLLSRDEVEERFGVTRRFLEQSAMNGKGPKLIKIGRSARYRPSDVRAWIAAHEVGQL; encoded by the coding sequence ATGAGCAGCAAAACCAAAGACGATGAACGGCTTTTGAGCCGTGATGAGGTCGAAGAGCGCTTTGGCGTAACAAGGCGGTTTCTCGAGCAAAGTGCGATGAATGGGAAAGGCCCCAAGCTGATAAAGATTGGTCGGTCTGCCCGCTATCGTCCGTCCGACGTCAGGGCCTGGATCGCAGCTCACGAAGTGGGGCAATTGTGA
- a CDS encoding LacI family DNA-binding transcriptional regulator, producing the protein MITKRKKLTQKVIAKALGVSIATVSLALRESPLIQSSTRERVQAYVREAGYIQNRAATALRTGRTRIIGVGFHDIVHPFFAEMLATMEGQLADRGDAIFINNHNDCMKNQRRFVTTLMEHGADGVILSPALGTTDADLEAFRQSDSAVVLIVRSILGTSLDYVINNDQECMNLATTHLLKLGHKNILMLGGKVGTTTADGRYQGFVSAMTDAGYNPGREAWIDGPSKRLESHFAIKSLWDSGTPRPTAIACFNDLVAFGAMSALSELGLEVGRDVAVVGIDDTDEAQVSSPPLTTVTNNAQVIGREAVDVLFNRLTNPKAPPIQKKLVPYISIRESCGSQH; encoded by the coding sequence ATGATCACAAAGAGAAAAAAACTGACGCAGAAGGTTATTGCCAAGGCTCTTGGTGTTTCAATTGCGACTGTTTCACTCGCATTGCGTGAAAGCCCACTTATTCAAAGTAGTACCCGTGAACGTGTGCAAGCATACGTTCGTGAAGCTGGCTACATTCAGAACCGCGCGGCCACGGCCCTTCGCACAGGGCGTACTCGAATTATTGGCGTTGGCTTTCATGATATCGTTCACCCATTCTTTGCCGAAATGCTGGCAACAATGGAGGGCCAATTGGCGGACAGGGGGGACGCAATTTTTATCAACAACCATAACGATTGCATGAAGAACCAGCGTAGATTTGTAACAACGCTTATGGAGCATGGTGCAGATGGGGTTATCCTGTCTCCCGCTCTTGGAACGACCGATGCTGATCTCGAGGCCTTTCGACAGAGTGATAGTGCGGTGGTTCTAATCGTACGTTCGATTCTGGGTACGAGCTTGGATTATGTCATTAACAATGATCAGGAATGTATGAATTTGGCTACTACACATCTTCTAAAACTGGGGCATAAGAACATCCTGATGTTAGGTGGTAAAGTTGGAACCACAACGGCCGATGGACGCTACCAAGGCTTCGTTTCAGCAATGACAGATGCAGGATATAATCCTGGCCGTGAAGCATGGATTGATGGACCATCAAAGCGGTTAGAGAGCCACTTCGCAATAAAGAGCCTTTGGGACTCGGGCACTCCTCGCCCCACCGCCATCGCTTGCTTCAACGACCTAGTCGCATTTGGAGCAATGAGCGCATTGTCGGAACTTGGGTTGGAAGTAGGCCGTGATGTGGCGGTAGTTGGGATTGATGACACCGATGAGGCCCAAGTTTCGTCACCCCCGCTAACCACCGTCACAAATAACGCGCAAGTAATTGGACGGGAAGCTGTAGATGTTCTTTTTAATCGTCTCACAAACCCGAAAGCTCCTCCAATACAAAAAAAGCTAGTGCCATACATCTCAATCCGTGAGAGCTGCGGAAGCCAACATTAA
- a CDS encoding sialic acid TRAP transporter substrate-binding protein SiaP produces the protein MVNFTKVSGALAGSVMAIIGATAATAQTELKWGHVYESQSPYHQWAEWAAESFEERTEGRYQIEVFPASSLGKQTDLAEGLSLGTVDIIYDGQFFAGRRYGPIAIGSAPFMFRDYAHWQSYRASELFQDLSSGYTEATGDDIAGLVYYGQRHMTSNVEILTPEDMEGLKIRVPNASLYKMFPEAVGANATPMAFSEVYLALQQGVVDAQENPLPTIQFKRFHEVQDYITLTGHITDSLLTIVADRLSDSLSNEDYATLMEVLEEAANGASNDIRVAELELVDWFREQGTTVNEVNRDLFREAVVNELNGDEATWDRETFDRLQALN, from the coding sequence ATGGTTAATTTTACTAAAGTTAGTGGTGCGCTAGCGGGTAGCGTGATGGCAATTATCGGCGCAACTGCAGCAACCGCTCAGACTGAGTTGAAGTGGGGGCACGTGTATGAGTCACAGTCGCCATATCATCAATGGGCCGAATGGGCCGCCGAAAGCTTTGAGGAGCGGACGGAAGGGCGTTATCAAATCGAAGTTTTCCCAGCTTCATCTCTAGGAAAGCAAACTGATTTGGCTGAAGGTTTAAGCCTTGGCACTGTAGATATAATCTATGATGGTCAGTTCTTCGCTGGTCGTCGGTATGGTCCAATCGCCATTGGCAGTGCCCCGTTTATGTTCCGTGATTACGCTCACTGGCAATCATATCGCGCTTCAGAGCTGTTTCAGGATCTCTCCTCAGGTTATACTGAGGCTACCGGAGACGACATTGCTGGGCTTGTCTATTATGGACAGCGACACATGACCTCCAATGTTGAGATCTTGACCCCTGAGGATATGGAAGGATTGAAGATACGCGTGCCTAATGCGTCACTCTACAAAATGTTCCCTGAAGCAGTTGGTGCAAACGCTACACCCATGGCTTTTTCTGAAGTTTATCTAGCTCTGCAGCAAGGTGTTGTAGATGCTCAGGAAAATCCGCTTCCTACGATCCAGTTCAAGAGGTTTCATGAAGTTCAAGATTATATTACTTTGACAGGACATATAACTGACTCACTCCTGACGATTGTGGCTGACAGGTTGTCGGACAGTCTTTCGAATGAGGATTATGCGACGCTTATGGAGGTTCTTGAAGAAGCCGCTAATGGTGCGTCTAACGACATCCGAGTGGCGGAACTTGAGCTCGTCGATTGGTTCCGTGAGCAAGGTACGACCGTGAATGAAGTGAACCGGGACCTGTTTCGCGAAGCAGTTGTCAATGAGCTGAACGGCGACGAGGCGACCTGGGATCGCGAGACGTTTGACCGGCTTCAGGCTTTGAACTGA